One Coprobacter fastidiosus genomic window, TGAAAGTGGCAGTTTATTAGTTTATGGAGACGCTGTCGGTGAATATAAAGAAGGCGATGTAATAACCGGATTAATCGGAGAATATGGAGTTTATCAAGATATAACTCAAATGCTCCCTCTATATGCACCTGATGCTGTAAGCGGAACACCGGCTGAACCTGTAACAATGAACATTTCAGAAATTACAACCGCTGACGTATATAAATATATTAAATTGTCAGAAGCTGTATTTAAGGAAGATGCAACATTCGAAACCGGCAAAACTACTAATGGAGTAGTAGTAAGCGGTGATAAAGAAATGACTATCCGTAACAGTTTCAGAGTTATTGACGGAACTTTCGAAGCATCGAAGAAATGGGATATTATCGGATTCGTATCGGTTTACCAAGGAACACCTCAAATATATCCGATAAGTATCACAGAATCTACACTTGACGGAGTAAAAGCCGCTACAACAGATGACAATATAACTATTTACAGCTCGAATGGTAAAATTTATGTCAATGCCATTGGCGGTGAAAAAATCGAACTATTCAACATTACCGGTCAAAAGGTTGCCGAAAAAGTCGCTGTTTCCGGAATAAATGTTCTTGATGCAGTTTATGATATCACGCTTGTAAAAGTAGGTTCTAAAGTAGTTAAAGTTGTCAAATAATGAGTCAATTTATATTTTCGAAAAAAGCGTGGCTTTTCCACGCTTTTTTCATTTTCAGTTTCAGTATCATCGCTCAAACCCCTGTATGGACAGAAAATTTTGAATATCCTATAGGTGATGAAATAGGTAAACATGGCTGGTTGTTCGAAAACGATAATCCATATCTGAAAGTTTGTCCGGGACTGACATTCGAAGGATATGCCGGATCAGGTATCGGAAACGGACTACAGATAGAAGAGGAAAATAAAAATGCCGCCCGGCATACATTCCCGCAAATATCGGAAGGGTGTGTCTATGTGTCTTTTCTCGTTCAGTTCAACAGCAATCTTAAAAGCCAGTATTTTTTCACTTTATGGGACGGAAATATGCCGAGTTGGGCTGGCGGGACAGATACCAAATTTGCCTTTAACGGACGAATATACGGTGAGAAGAATTCTGATTTCGATTCAAGGTTAAATATCGGCTTATCTTTTTATGATAATCAAAAAGCGGTCTACACGACCGATAAACCTGTTGTAATCGGAGAAACTTATCTCCTCGTAATCAAATATGAAATAGTACCGGGAGATAACAATGATAAAGTTTCTTTATATCTTTTAGATCGCATACAGGATCAAGAACCAGAGCAACCTTTATTAGGGCCGTTATCCGATAATGCTTCTAAAGGAGATATATACCCTGCCGGACTGATGTTCCGTGCAAGCCATACCGGGCAGGATATTATTGTCGATGGGATACGAGTTGGTACTACATGGGAAAGTATCATATCTTCCTCCTCATCGGGGATATCAAAAGAATCAATAAACAATAGACTGAAAATCAGGAAAGATTCTCAAAATATCTTCATAACTTTACCCAAAGAAGAACAGATAAACATATATGGAATAAACGGAAAACTTCTTTTCTCGGTCAAAGGGAATACCGGAATCAACCGTATTCCGATTCTTAATAAAGGGTTATATTTCGTTACAGCAGGAAAAGAAAAAGGAAAAGTGCTTTTTTAAATACTTCAAGAGATAGTCGTCTAAATTTTCTATCAGGAAAAGAAAATATTACGACAATCGATAAAATCTACCATTAGAAAATTTACTACAATAAACACCCCAACCTTTTCTTCCGAGAAAGGATTGGGGTGTATTCATATATTTTTCCGGGAAGATAGCGAACTATCTGATAAGTGAAAACGGGAAGGCAAACCGGAAGAAAACACAAAAATATCTTGATAATATTTTCTTATCGAAAAATCTAATTAGGCTCTTTTCTAATTATTATTATACCAGTCGATCATTTTTTGTACACCTTCTTCAATATCGATTTTATGATGCCATCCTAATGCATTTAATTTCGAAACATCGGTCAGTTTCTTCATCGTCCCGTCCGGCTTATCGGCATTGAAATACAAATCGCCTTCAAATCCTGCAGTTTTTTTTATCAAACGGGCAACATCTCCAATACTGATTTCTTTTCCGGTACCGATGTTGATATGGCAATTTCGGATTTCTTTCGTATTTTTAGGCTTAAGATCCTCAAAGTCGATATTTTCCATTACGAAAACACAGGCATCCGCCATTTCTTCACTCCACAAGAATTCACGCATCGGGCTTCCTGTTCCCCATATTTCGACCTGAACATTACCTTTTTCTGTCTTACGCACTCCATATTTATTCAATATGGCAAGGATATCCTTTTCTGAAGATTCTCCATTGACCGACTCTACCGGACGTTTATTGAGATCGGAACGTATAGCCGACCAATTTCCGGTCTCGAGATAACGTCCCAAACAAATTTTACGAATCAAAGCAGGAAGAACATGGGAGCGTTCTAAATCGAAATTGTCATTAGGCCCGTATAAATTCGTAGGCATGACCGCAATATAATTAGTACCGTACTGAAGATTGAAACTTTCGCACATCTTTAATCCGGCAATCTTGGCTATTGCATAAGGCTCATTCGTATATTCCAGTGGAGAAGTAAGCAATACGTTCTCATCCATAGGCTGTCGGGCATCCCGAGGATAGATACAAGTACTTCCCAAAAAAAGCAGTTTTTTTACTCCGGTACGATACGAATTATAAATTACATTATTCTGTATTTGCAAATTACGATAAATAAAATCTGCTCGGTACAGACTATTTGCGATAATGCCACCGACAAAAGCCGCTGAAAGGAAAACATACTCGGGTTTTTCTTCATCAAAAAAACGGGTTACGGCAAGTTGGTTGCAAAGGTCCAATTCTTTATGGGTACGGAGTACAAAATTTTTATATCCTTTTTCTTGCAAATTTTTCAATATAGCAGATCCCACCAATCCACGGTGACCGGCTACAAATATTTTGGCATTCTTTTCCATCAATGTTTATTTTTGATCATCCGGGCAACTTTTTCCATATCATGTTTTACCATAATCTTCACTAATTCGGGAAATGGTGTCTGAGTAGGATTCCATCCCAATAAAGTTTTGGCCTTAGTAGGATCGCCTAACAACTGCTCGACTTCTGCAGGACGAAAATATTTGGGATCGACCTCGACCAATATCCGTCCGGTCTCCTCATCTATTCCCTTTTCTTCGACTCCTGTCCCTTCCCAACGAATCTTAATGCCGACTTCAGCAAAAGCAAGCGTACAAAATTCACGGACAGTATGCATCTCTCCTGTCGCTATCACAAAGTCTTCGGGTGTTTCATGTTGAAGAATCATCCACATACACTGTACATAATCTTTGGCATATCCCCAATCCCGACGAGCATCGAGATTTCCCATATAAAGTTTGTCTTGTACTCCTTGTTTGATACGGGCTACTGCCAAGGATATTTTACGGGTAACGAAAGTCTCTCCACGACGTTCGCTTTCGTGATTGAATAAAATACCGTTCACGGCAAACATACCATAACTTTCTCTATAATTCTTGGTAATCCAAAACCCGTATTGTTTCGCTACACCGTACGGAGAACGGGGATAGAACGGTGTTGTTTCTTTCTGCGGGACTTCTTGAACCAATCCGAATAACTCCGAAGTGGACGCCTGATATATTTTGGTTTTTTTTTCGAGATGAAGAATACGAACGGCTTCTAACATACGAAGCGTACCGATCGCATCGGCATCGGCCGTATATTCGGGGACATCGAAACTTACTTTTACGTGACTTTGTGCTGCCAGATTATAAATTTCATCAGGTTGCACTTCTTGTATAATGCGAATTAAAGAACTTGAATCGGTCAAATCTCCATAATGCAAATTAATGGTTCTTTGCTGTTTCATATCGCGCACCCATTCATCAAAATAAAGATGTTCTATGCGTCCGGTATTGAATGACGAAGATCTACGCAAGATGCCATGAACTTCATATCCTTTTTGCAATAAAAACTCAGCAAGGAACGAACCGTCCTGCCCGGTAATTCCCGTAATCAAAGCGACTTTAGTATTCATTTCTAAGCTAAAAATTAATTATTAATCCCTCAAATTTCCATACTCGAACTTTCGTTGCAAATATAAGAAATCTATACACATCAAAAGCAAAATTTTTTATCTGCGAATACGAATCTGCAAAGCATGTTCCACAGGTTTTTCGCTGATAAAGGTCAAATATCCTCCACCGCCTGCACCACTTAATTTCCAACCTAATACAGAATCCCGATATTCTTCTATCTGAGCCAAGATATCATCATTCACCATATTGGGGAACATTGCTATTTGGGCATCGAAACTGGCCTTTACTTGCACACCGAAATTTTGCAAGTCTTTATTAAGGATTGCATCCCAACAACAACGGGCAGCATCACTCAACGCTTTTGCCGAAACCGCATCGATATGCGTATCGGCAAGAACATTATAAGACTGACCTCTCGGATATAGAGGTACTAACCAAATATATTTTTCAAGCCATTCCAAAATATCCGAATCAAGATTGCTTTCTATCGACTCCGGCCAATAGTCTCCGTTATATTCATATTTATTCAATCCCGGCATAACAATTCCCAAAGCATCTTGAGAACCGCTTACATAAGGAGTTCCGGGCGGATTTTCATAGCAAAACAGCGTTTTGGCTAATTTTTCCTTATCTCCTTCGGGTATATCGGTCTGCCATAACTCTATCGCCTTTTTACGCGAACTTGTGGACATCCCGCTACGATCATTAAATTCATAATCCGGTTCTATACAAATGGTCAATACCGGACCCGGATAATATTTACTGACATAAGGCTGATCGAGCCATCCTCCGGCCAAATCGATCCGGTAGGGAATGCGGCATTCTTTTCGCAACATCGTTGTCGAACGTACAGGCAAAGTTCCATGAGGAATTCTTTTACTCACAATATATTCGATACCCAATTCTTTACAAAGTTGCGCTTTCAAAGGGGTATTGCCGTCGGTATTTACAAAAAATATATCGGGTTTGAGTTCTCTCAATTCCTTTTCAAAATCCAGTAGTCCGCTTCCGCTATTGATCCACGCATCTTTAACTACACGAAGAGCCTTTACCATATAAAGACGCTCAGCATCGGTATTGACCGTTTTTCGGGCTTTCAATTCAAATATCGTCTTATCCGAACCTATGCCTACATACAAATCGCCATACCGGGCAGCTTCTTCAAAGAAAGCGACGTGTCCGCTATGCAGCATATCATAACAGCCTGATACAAAAACCTTTTTATTTCCCATACCGGAAATTATTTTGAGAATTCTTTAATTCTCTGTTCATCTTGAAGTTTACAAATCAGAAGCGTCCCGTTTTTTTCCGCGACAATATATCCGTCTAATCCTTGAATAACAACCCTCTTATTCTTAGGGACATGCACTATACAATTTTGAGACTCTATCAACTTCACATTTTCTCCGACACATGCATTATGATGATTATCATGGGGCAAACGGGTATGAAGAGATCCCCATGTGCCCAAGTCTGACCAACCGAATGATGCCGGGAAGACATAAATTCCGGACGCTTTTTCCATGACGGCATAATCGATAGAGATACTTTCACAAGTCGGGAAAAGTTCATCAACCCTTTCTTGCTCATCATCTCTGTAAAAACAAGGTGTCAACAGATCGAAAACAGAAGCCATAGCCGGGCAATAGGTCCGAAAGGCTTGTTCAAGTGTATGTGCATTCCATATAAAAATTCCGGCATTCCAAAAATAATTACCGGCCGATAAATATTCTTTTGCAACAGAAAGAGTCGGTTTTTCCTTAAATGCCTTTACAGGTTTTATCTCGCTACCGTCCTCTATTTCTGCCGCAATATATCCATATCCGGTTTCGGGACGGGTAGGCTTCATTCCTAATGTAAGTATAGATTCCGATTTTGATGTAAAATCAAGCGATTTTACAATAACTCTACGAAATTCTTCAACATCGGTTACCACATGGTCCGAAGATGTTACTACTATATTAGCATCGGGATAACGTCGTTTAATTTTCCAACCGGCATAAGCAATACAGGGTGCGGTATTGCGCATACATGGTTCTAACAATATATTGGAACGAGGAATATCCGGAAGTTGTTCTTCTACTAACGATTTATATCGGGCAGAGGTAACTACCCAAAAATTGGACATGGGAACAAGCCCGCTGAAACGGTCAACAGTAAGCTGTAACAATGTGCGCCCGCATCCTAACACATCGATAAACTGCTTGGGATGTTCGGGTGTACTCATCGGCCAGAAACGACTGCCTACTCCTCCGGCCATTATTACCACATGATTATTTTGCATTATACACTTATCTCAAAATATTCAAAGATATAAATAAAAGTTTAAGAGCCTGTCTAAATTTTTCAACAAAAAATATTATCAGATCATTTTTATGTTTTCTTCCGGTTTGCTTTCCCGTTTTCTCTCGTCAAATAGCCCAACTATCATCCCCGTAAATTCTTAAAAATTTTCTTACCGGACTTCACGCTTTACTAATTTACGTTCTTTATCGACTATAAAACGCTGCAAGCCATATACCAAGCACAATCCTAAAAATATATCGAACAGAAACATTACAGTTTCCCCGAGAATCTTAACTAAAAACCAATTGAGAATTATAAACATAGAGGATGCTATTACCAGCGTTAACATCGCCTGCCGATGGGACATTCCTAATGCCAATAATTTATGATGAATATGATTTTTATCCGGAAGAAAAGGTGATTTACCATGTTTTATCCGGACAATAAACACTCTGAAAACATCGAAAATAGGAATAAACAGTG contains:
- a CDS encoding T9SS type A sorting domain-containing protein; translation: MSQFIFSKKAWLFHAFFIFSFSIIAQTPVWTENFEYPIGDEIGKHGWLFENDNPYLKVCPGLTFEGYAGSGIGNGLQIEEENKNAARHTFPQISEGCVYVSFLVQFNSNLKSQYFFTLWDGNMPSWAGGTDTKFAFNGRIYGEKNSDFDSRLNIGLSFYDNQKAVYTTDKPVVIGETYLLVIKYEIVPGDNNDKVSLYLLDRIQDQEPEQPLLGPLSDNASKGDIYPAGLMFRASHTGQDIIVDGIRVGTTWESIISSSSSGISKESINNRLKIRKDSQNIFITLPKEEQINIYGINGKLLFSVKGNTGINRIPILNKGLYFVTAGKEKGKVLF
- a CDS encoding adenylyltransferase/cytidyltransferase family protein, encoding MGNKKVFVSGCYDMLHSGHVAFFEEAARYGDLYVGIGSDKTIFELKARKTVNTDAERLYMVKALRVVKDAWINSGSGLLDFEKELRELKPDIFFVNTDGNTPLKAQLCKELGIEYIVSKRIPHGTLPVRSTTMLRKECRIPYRIDLAGGWLDQPYVSKYYPGPVLTICIEPDYEFNDRSGMSTSSRKKAIELWQTDIPEGDKEKLAKTLFCYENPPGTPYVSGSQDALGIVMPGLNKYEYNGDYWPESIESNLDSDILEWLEKYIWLVPLYPRGQSYNVLADTHIDAVSAKALSDAARCCWDAILNKDLQNFGVQVKASFDAQIAMFPNMVNDDILAQIEEYRDSVLGWKLSGAGGGGYLTFISEKPVEHALQIRIRR
- the gmd gene encoding GDP-mannose 4,6-dehydratase produces the protein MNTKVALITGITGQDGSFLAEFLLQKGYEVHGILRRSSSFNTGRIEHLYFDEWVRDMKQQRTINLHYGDLTDSSSLIRIIQEVQPDEIYNLAAQSHVKVSFDVPEYTADADAIGTLRMLEAVRILHLEKKTKIYQASTSELFGLVQEVPQKETTPFYPRSPYGVAKQYGFWITKNYRESYGMFAVNGILFNHESERRGETFVTRKISLAVARIKQGVQDKLYMGNLDARRDWGYAKDYVQCMWMILQHETPEDFVIATGEMHTVREFCTLAFAEVGIKIRWEGTGVEEKGIDEETGRILVEVDPKYFRPAEVEQLLGDPTKAKTLLGWNPTQTPFPELVKIMVKHDMEKVARMIKNKH
- a CDS encoding GDP-L-fucose synthase family protein; protein product: MEKNAKIFVAGHRGLVGSAILKNLQEKGYKNFVLRTHKELDLCNQLAVTRFFDEEKPEYVFLSAAFVGGIIANSLYRADFIYRNLQIQNNVIYNSYRTGVKKLLFLGSTCIYPRDARQPMDENVLLTSPLEYTNEPYAIAKIAGLKMCESFNLQYGTNYIAVMPTNLYGPNDNFDLERSHVLPALIRKICLGRYLETGNWSAIRSDLNKRPVESVNGESSEKDILAILNKYGVRKTEKGNVQVEIWGTGSPMREFLWSEEMADACVFVMENIDFEDLKPKNTKEIRNCHINIGTGKEISIGDVARLIKKTAGFEGDLYFNADKPDGTMKKLTDVSKLNALGWHHKIDIEEGVQKMIDWYNNN
- a CDS encoding mannose-1-phosphate guanylyltransferase, translating into MQNNHVVIMAGGVGSRFWPMSTPEHPKQFIDVLGCGRTLLQLTVDRFSGLVPMSNFWVVTSARYKSLVEEQLPDIPRSNILLEPCMRNTAPCIAYAGWKIKRRYPDANIVVTSSDHVVTDVEEFRRVIVKSLDFTSKSESILTLGMKPTRPETGYGYIAAEIEDGSEIKPVKAFKEKPTLSVAKEYLSAGNYFWNAGIFIWNAHTLEQAFRTYCPAMASVFDLLTPCFYRDDEQERVDELFPTCESISIDYAVMEKASGIYVFPASFGWSDLGTWGSLHTRLPHDNHHNACVGENVKLIESQNCIVHVPKNKRVVIQGLDGYIVAEKNGTLLICKLQDEQRIKEFSK